The Vigna unguiculata cultivar IT97K-499-35 chromosome 6, ASM411807v1, whole genome shotgun sequence genome contains a region encoding:
- the LOC114186619 gene encoding lysine-specific demethylase JMJ25-like isoform X1, which produces MGKKSTPEEEGKAVPEHLRCNRSDGRQWRCRRRVMENLKLCEIHYLQGQHRQHKEKVPESLKLQRKSQNDAVETQIGAKRKGNSREALVNRRNQLELIRMVLQREVEKKKKKESQLNLPVNLNLHSNHDLRRELPNGVMAIASASTPNVASFSRYFRSKNVERGSGGKLQVVQCGRNLKKGRRKKCHWCQRSDSCSLIRCSNCQREFFCMDCIKQRYFDTQNEVKMACPVCRGTCTCKDCLAIKYEDSESKEHLASKNRVDRILHFHYLVCMLLPVLKQIKEDHHVGVETKAKIKGKRMNDTIIKPVKFGCNGKNYCNHCKTPILDLHKSCLSCSYSLCLSCSHALSQGRISEQNNSCISKQSDRISACISSERYLLDEKAISNGNLTDTSMLTGWTSCNGASMVSCPPTKLGDCGNSHLDLSYVFPLSWIKEMEAKAEEIICSYDFPETLDKTSSCPMCVDKDHKTSRNKQLPEAAQREDSNDNYLFYPTVLDIGSNHFEHFQKHWGRGHPVVVRDVLQSTPNLSWDPLFMFCTYLERSMTRYENNKDLLEACLDWFEVETNVRQYFTGSLKCEPKKNTWHEMLKLKGWLSSQLFEEQFPAHFAEVIDALPIQEYMNPSSGLLNLAANLPLGSTKHDIGPYVYISYGCADDEAESVTNLCYDSYDMVNVMAHSMEIPLSTDQLSRISKLLKKHKVLCKKVSSKTTTEHAEDWEQNEMRSLVREGTEFLRRVSRTSCISSEAKTICNQNLDTNISGDKECRSYSETQKAQRSLSFHSIVLSSEMSPDHNPRNSFENLDNDKRAKPAENAGAQWDVFRRQDVPKLLEYLKIHSDEFSYTSEQHEKMVHPLLDQSFFLDNTHKMRLKEEFKIEPWTFEQHVGEAVIIPSGCPYQIRNPKCCVRVELEFVSPENVAESIQLIDEVRLLPEDHPAKVEKLEVKKMALHSMSTAIKEIHELTCRT; this is translated from the exons atgGGGAAAAAATCGACGCCGGAGGAGGAAGGAAAAGCGGTACCGGAGCATCTGCGGTGCAACCGGTCGGACGGGCGGCAATGGCGGTGCCGGCGGAGAGTGATGGAAAACCTAAAGCTCTGCGAGATTCACTACCTGCAAGGTCAGCATCGGCAGCACAAGGAAAAGGTTCCGGAGTCTCTGAAGCTTCAGAGAAAGAGCCAAAACGACGCCGTTGAGACTCAGATTGGGGCGAAGCGGAAGGGCAACTCGAGAGAGGCATTGGTCAATAGGAGGAACCAATTGGAACTCATAAGGATGGTTCTGCAGAGAGAggttgaaaaaaagaagaagaaggaatcGCAATTGAATTTGcctgtgaatttgaatttgcaTTCCAATCACGACTTGAGGAGGGAGTTGCCGAACGGGGTTATGGCTATTGCTTCCGCTTCGACGCCCAATGTGGCTTCTTTTTCTCGTTACTTCAGGTCCAAGAATGTTGAGAGGGGTTCTGGTGGCAAGTTGCAG GTTGTGCAGTGTGGACGAAATTTGAAGAAGGGGAGGAGGAAGAAGTGTCATTGGTGTCAGAGAAGTGATTCTTGCAGTCTTATAAGGTGCTCAAACTGCCAGAGAGAGTTTTTCTGCATGGATTGCATTAAACAAAG GTATTTTGACACTCAAAATGAGGTTAAGATGGCATGTCCAGTTTGCCGAGGAACTTGCACCTGTAAAGATTGCTTGGCAATTAAATATGAAGACAGTGAAAGTAAG GAACATTTAGCTAGTAAAAACAGAGTTGATAGGATATTGCATTTTCATTATTTGGTCTGTATGCTCCTTCCTGTactgaaacaaataaaagaagatCACCACGTGGGTGTAGAAACAAAAGCGAAAATTAAAG GGAAGAGAATGAATGATACTATCATCAAACCAGTCAAGTTTGGCTGCAATGGGAAAAATTactg CAATCACTGCAAAACACCCATTTTGGATCTTCATAAAAGCTGCCTTAGTTGTTCATACAGTCTTTGCTTAAGTTGTTCTCACGCATTAAGTCAAGGAAGAATCTCTGAGCAAAACAACTCTTGTATATCCAAGCAATCTGACAGGATAAGTGCTTGCATTTCTAGCGAAAGGTACCTATTGGATGAGAAGGCCATTTCTAATGGCAACTTAACTGATACCTCAATGTTGACTGGGTGGACAAGTTGTAATGGTGCTTCTATGGTATCATGCCCACCTACAAAGCTTGGTGATTGTGGTAATAGCCACCTTGATCTGAGCTACGTTTTTCCCTTAAGTTGGATCAAAGAAATGGAAGCAAAGGCAGAAGAAATAATTTGCAGCTATGACTTTCCTGAAACTCTGGATAAAACTTCAAGTTGCCCAATGTGTGTCGACAAAGATCATAAAACTAGCAGAAACAAGCAGCTACCGGAAGCAGCTCAGAGGGAAGATTCTAAtgataattacttattttatccTACAGTTTTGGACATCGGTAGCAATCATTTTGAACACTTTCAGAAACATTGGGGAAGAGGCCATCCTGTAGTAGTGAGAGATGTGCTGCAAAGTACACCAAACCTTAGTTGGGATCCACTGTTCATGTTTTGCACTTATCTTGAGAGGAGCATGACAAGATATGAGAATAACAAGGACTTACTTGAAGCTTGTTTGGATTGGTTTGAG GTGGAGACAAACGTTAGGCAGTATTTTACTGGGTCTCTTAAATGTGAACCAAAGAAAAATACTTGGCATGAGATGCTGAAACTTAAAGGGTGGTTGTCTTCCCAACTATTCGAAGAACAGTTTCCAGCTCATTTTGCCGAAGTAATTGATGCTCTTCCAATTCAAGAATACATGAATCCCTCGTCAGGTCTTCTGAATTTAGCTGCAAATTTGCCCCTGGGGAGTACAAAGCATGACATAGGACCATATGTTTATATTTCATATGGCTGTGCTGATGATGAAGCCGAGTCCGTGACAAATCTCTGTTATGACTCATATGACATG GTTAACGTTATGGCACATTCCATGGAGATTCCTCTGTCCACTGATCAGCTATCTAGAATAAGCAAGTTATTGAAAAAGCACAAAGTTCTATGTAAAAAGGTGTCATCTAAAACCACTACTGAGCATGCAGAAGACTGGGAACAAAATGAAATGCGAAGTTTGGTTAGAGAAGGAACTGAATTTTTAAGGAGAGTTAGTAGAACATCATGCATCTCTAGTGAAGCCAAAACAATATGCAATCAGAATTTAGACACCAACATTTCTGGTGATAAAGAATGCCGTTCCTATTCTGAAACTCAAAAAGCACAACGCTCTTTATCTTTCCACAGCATAGTTCTAAGTTCTGAAATGTCTCCGGATCATAATCCTAGAAATTCCTTTGAAAATTTAGACAATGATAAAAGGGCGAAGCCTGCAGAGAATGCTGGTGCTCAATGGGATGTCTTTCGAAGACAAGACGTGCCAAAGCTCTTAGAATATCTTAAAATACACTCTGATGAATTTTCTTATACTAGTGAACAGCACGAGAAG ATGGTTCATCCACTTCTAGATCAGAGCTTTTTTCTTGACAATACTCACAAGATGAGACTTAAGGAGGAATTTA AAATTGAACCATGGACTTTTGAGCAACATGTTGGAGAAGCTGTCATCATTCCTTCTGGATGTCCATACCAGATTAGGAATCCTAAG TGTTGTGTTCGTGTGGAATTGGAATTTGTGTCCCCTGAGAATGTTGCTGAGTCTATCCAATTGATTGATGAGGTCCGGCTGCTTCCAGAAGACCACCCCGCAAAAGTAGAAAAACTGGAG GTGAAAAAAATGGCCCTTCATAGCATGAGTACagcaataaaagaaatacatgaACTTACATGCAGAACATGA
- the LOC114186619 gene encoding lysine-specific demethylase JMJ25-like isoform X2: protein MGKKSTPEEEGKAVPEHLRCNRSDGRQWRCRRRVMENLKLCEIHYLQGQHRQHKEKVPESLKLQRKSQNDAVETQIGAKRKGNSREALVNRRNQLELIRMVLQREVEKKKKKESQLNLPVNLNLHSNHDLRRELPNGVMAIASASTPNVASFSRYFRSKNVERGSGGKLQCGRNLKKGRRKKCHWCQRSDSCSLIRCSNCQREFFCMDCIKQRYFDTQNEVKMACPVCRGTCTCKDCLAIKYEDSESKEHLASKNRVDRILHFHYLVCMLLPVLKQIKEDHHVGVETKAKIKGKRMNDTIIKPVKFGCNGKNYCNHCKTPILDLHKSCLSCSYSLCLSCSHALSQGRISEQNNSCISKQSDRISACISSERYLLDEKAISNGNLTDTSMLTGWTSCNGASMVSCPPTKLGDCGNSHLDLSYVFPLSWIKEMEAKAEEIICSYDFPETLDKTSSCPMCVDKDHKTSRNKQLPEAAQREDSNDNYLFYPTVLDIGSNHFEHFQKHWGRGHPVVVRDVLQSTPNLSWDPLFMFCTYLERSMTRYENNKDLLEACLDWFEVETNVRQYFTGSLKCEPKKNTWHEMLKLKGWLSSQLFEEQFPAHFAEVIDALPIQEYMNPSSGLLNLAANLPLGSTKHDIGPYVYISYGCADDEAESVTNLCYDSYDMVNVMAHSMEIPLSTDQLSRISKLLKKHKVLCKKVSSKTTTEHAEDWEQNEMRSLVREGTEFLRRVSRTSCISSEAKTICNQNLDTNISGDKECRSYSETQKAQRSLSFHSIVLSSEMSPDHNPRNSFENLDNDKRAKPAENAGAQWDVFRRQDVPKLLEYLKIHSDEFSYTSEQHEKMVHPLLDQSFFLDNTHKMRLKEEFKIEPWTFEQHVGEAVIIPSGCPYQIRNPKCCVRVELEFVSPENVAESIQLIDEVRLLPEDHPAKVEKLEVKKMALHSMSTAIKEIHELTCRT from the exons atgGGGAAAAAATCGACGCCGGAGGAGGAAGGAAAAGCGGTACCGGAGCATCTGCGGTGCAACCGGTCGGACGGGCGGCAATGGCGGTGCCGGCGGAGAGTGATGGAAAACCTAAAGCTCTGCGAGATTCACTACCTGCAAGGTCAGCATCGGCAGCACAAGGAAAAGGTTCCGGAGTCTCTGAAGCTTCAGAGAAAGAGCCAAAACGACGCCGTTGAGACTCAGATTGGGGCGAAGCGGAAGGGCAACTCGAGAGAGGCATTGGTCAATAGGAGGAACCAATTGGAACTCATAAGGATGGTTCTGCAGAGAGAggttgaaaaaaagaagaagaaggaatcGCAATTGAATTTGcctgtgaatttgaatttgcaTTCCAATCACGACTTGAGGAGGGAGTTGCCGAACGGGGTTATGGCTATTGCTTCCGCTTCGACGCCCAATGTGGCTTCTTTTTCTCGTTACTTCAGGTCCAAGAATGTTGAGAGGGGTTCTGGTGGCAAGTTGCAG TGTGGACGAAATTTGAAGAAGGGGAGGAGGAAGAAGTGTCATTGGTGTCAGAGAAGTGATTCTTGCAGTCTTATAAGGTGCTCAAACTGCCAGAGAGAGTTTTTCTGCATGGATTGCATTAAACAAAG GTATTTTGACACTCAAAATGAGGTTAAGATGGCATGTCCAGTTTGCCGAGGAACTTGCACCTGTAAAGATTGCTTGGCAATTAAATATGAAGACAGTGAAAGTAAG GAACATTTAGCTAGTAAAAACAGAGTTGATAGGATATTGCATTTTCATTATTTGGTCTGTATGCTCCTTCCTGTactgaaacaaataaaagaagatCACCACGTGGGTGTAGAAACAAAAGCGAAAATTAAAG GGAAGAGAATGAATGATACTATCATCAAACCAGTCAAGTTTGGCTGCAATGGGAAAAATTactg CAATCACTGCAAAACACCCATTTTGGATCTTCATAAAAGCTGCCTTAGTTGTTCATACAGTCTTTGCTTAAGTTGTTCTCACGCATTAAGTCAAGGAAGAATCTCTGAGCAAAACAACTCTTGTATATCCAAGCAATCTGACAGGATAAGTGCTTGCATTTCTAGCGAAAGGTACCTATTGGATGAGAAGGCCATTTCTAATGGCAACTTAACTGATACCTCAATGTTGACTGGGTGGACAAGTTGTAATGGTGCTTCTATGGTATCATGCCCACCTACAAAGCTTGGTGATTGTGGTAATAGCCACCTTGATCTGAGCTACGTTTTTCCCTTAAGTTGGATCAAAGAAATGGAAGCAAAGGCAGAAGAAATAATTTGCAGCTATGACTTTCCTGAAACTCTGGATAAAACTTCAAGTTGCCCAATGTGTGTCGACAAAGATCATAAAACTAGCAGAAACAAGCAGCTACCGGAAGCAGCTCAGAGGGAAGATTCTAAtgataattacttattttatccTACAGTTTTGGACATCGGTAGCAATCATTTTGAACACTTTCAGAAACATTGGGGAAGAGGCCATCCTGTAGTAGTGAGAGATGTGCTGCAAAGTACACCAAACCTTAGTTGGGATCCACTGTTCATGTTTTGCACTTATCTTGAGAGGAGCATGACAAGATATGAGAATAACAAGGACTTACTTGAAGCTTGTTTGGATTGGTTTGAG GTGGAGACAAACGTTAGGCAGTATTTTACTGGGTCTCTTAAATGTGAACCAAAGAAAAATACTTGGCATGAGATGCTGAAACTTAAAGGGTGGTTGTCTTCCCAACTATTCGAAGAACAGTTTCCAGCTCATTTTGCCGAAGTAATTGATGCTCTTCCAATTCAAGAATACATGAATCCCTCGTCAGGTCTTCTGAATTTAGCTGCAAATTTGCCCCTGGGGAGTACAAAGCATGACATAGGACCATATGTTTATATTTCATATGGCTGTGCTGATGATGAAGCCGAGTCCGTGACAAATCTCTGTTATGACTCATATGACATG GTTAACGTTATGGCACATTCCATGGAGATTCCTCTGTCCACTGATCAGCTATCTAGAATAAGCAAGTTATTGAAAAAGCACAAAGTTCTATGTAAAAAGGTGTCATCTAAAACCACTACTGAGCATGCAGAAGACTGGGAACAAAATGAAATGCGAAGTTTGGTTAGAGAAGGAACTGAATTTTTAAGGAGAGTTAGTAGAACATCATGCATCTCTAGTGAAGCCAAAACAATATGCAATCAGAATTTAGACACCAACATTTCTGGTGATAAAGAATGCCGTTCCTATTCTGAAACTCAAAAAGCACAACGCTCTTTATCTTTCCACAGCATAGTTCTAAGTTCTGAAATGTCTCCGGATCATAATCCTAGAAATTCCTTTGAAAATTTAGACAATGATAAAAGGGCGAAGCCTGCAGAGAATGCTGGTGCTCAATGGGATGTCTTTCGAAGACAAGACGTGCCAAAGCTCTTAGAATATCTTAAAATACACTCTGATGAATTTTCTTATACTAGTGAACAGCACGAGAAG ATGGTTCATCCACTTCTAGATCAGAGCTTTTTTCTTGACAATACTCACAAGATGAGACTTAAGGAGGAATTTA AAATTGAACCATGGACTTTTGAGCAACATGTTGGAGAAGCTGTCATCATTCCTTCTGGATGTCCATACCAGATTAGGAATCCTAAG TGTTGTGTTCGTGTGGAATTGGAATTTGTGTCCCCTGAGAATGTTGCTGAGTCTATCCAATTGATTGATGAGGTCCGGCTGCTTCCAGAAGACCACCCCGCAAAAGTAGAAAAACTGGAG GTGAAAAAAATGGCCCTTCATAGCATGAGTACagcaataaaagaaatacatgaACTTACATGCAGAACATGA